The following coding sequences lie in one Lolium perenne isolate Kyuss_39 chromosome 2, Kyuss_2.0, whole genome shotgun sequence genomic window:
- the LOC127329266 gene encoding uncharacterized protein has translation MKESSSKETEARKELSEKHAREQAELIDKLEKSQGRVISTIAKNKALEAEAEAIDKLIFPSLGFEWTKDSNLTRTEAYDEARMSIDALFEACRGIATALSLKKAKTTVIDTMTKLMRQVPEFIKDWQKSSARGAASLVLATCKAFFPSLNLAQVARGAPESSDMSALLAETEGYEELFVRRVDHSFWYNKHNLPEGFSDAEEEAGEPEYYGEGSGSSSEHSGENSGDDSEAGSGGSDNGSSYQQSEEEDSE, from the exons atgaaagaatcctcaagcaaagagactgaggcgaggaaggagctctccgagaagcatgcccgtgaGCAGGCGGAGCTGATTGACAAGCTGGAGAAAAGCCAGGGCCGCGTGATCTCCACAATTGCCAAGAACAAAgccctggaagcggaggcggaagccattgacaagcttatcttcc caagccttggctttgagtggacaaaagattcaaacctgacgaggacggaggcgtacgatgaagcgcggatgtcaattgatgcgctgtttgaagcctgtcgcggaatcgccacggctctgtcgctaaagaaggccaaaaccacagtcatcgatacgatgaccaaacttatgcgacaggtgccggagttcatcaaggactggcagaagtcttcagcgcgcggagccgcctccttagtcctggccacctgcaaggctttcttcccctcactcaacctggcgcaagttgcacgcggagcccccgagagttccgacatgagcgccctcctcgcggaaactgaaggctatgaagagctgtttgtcaggcgagtggatcactcgttctggtacaacaagcacaatctgcccgaaggtttttccgatgcagaggaggaagcaggcgagccagagtattatggggaaggatccgggtccagcagcgagcactccggagaaaattctggagacgactctgaagccggatctggtggcagcgacaacggctccagctaccagcaatctgaagaggaggactccgagtag